The DNA window ACgtccgtttttttttttttgatttttttaatgtaatttctACTTactgattttttttccttttttcccttttattatgtaattttcccttttattatgtaatttttccaTATGTCCGAGTCGGACATCTATGTATTACAtaattttcccgtattccgtgtcaaaattataattccgttagATAATTGTGATGtattttattgcgggaagtcctagtgggaagggcgatgggaagggcggattatgCAGGGGAAGttctagtgacgtggcagtgggatgggaagtcctagtgacgtgacatgatgtatttttgggaagtcctagtggatgtccgagtgagACGGgcaaccactggagatgctcttataggcCGCcgcactgcaggtggaagggtaggaggataaaatacTGACGTGACGATGCATAGGGCGAGCTTTAGGGTGTCCCTTAGGACGCCACACTGCTAATGCTTTGAGTTGTAGATTCTTAATTTATAATTAGAGTATGAATGTGCACAGTTGCAACTAGAAGAGTTTGTATAAATATGATATTGTTAAAGCTGACTTTTACCTGTATGGAAATAGTAAACTATATAAACGTTGTCCTATTATTCCATTTTATATTCATTGATCAGATTATACCAGGTTGATAAATATGGAGGAGTAGTATAATTAAGTTGCTCTTGTGTTCATTTGATGGAATATACTGTAACTATTTTACAAGTTATCAAAATCTATAAGCCTCATTTCTTCCACTAAAAGCATCCAttttaaaaaagagaaaaatatgtGTGAATTGACTTAATAATAAAGTGATTAATGTTTGAGACTAAAGATTATATGATAGTAATGTGGCATTGAAATTTTTGTCAATTTTGCCTATAAATTGCTAAGTAGTTATAAATAACAAGAATTGTGATTAAGATATatcattattagtattattaaattattgttaTCCAGCACATGCCTACTCAACTAATAATGAGAAAAACATCAATTATTGTTGTATGTTTATGCGACGGTACTGTCCCCATTATTCTATTATCACTGCTTAAAACTATTTACTATCCTTGATATTGACATAACTGTTAAGATGTGTACAAAGGACAATATATTAATTCACAATTCATCTAgcattaaattatattttggtaATGAATTCACTGTGCCTGAATTAGTTACCACACATAACAATAAGAATTGATGCATATCTTTCTCTTTTGGACAGTTATACATGTCCCCAGCAaacaataattcaaaatattcaaggaattttttaaaaaagcaaAAATATCAGATATTGTCCTAAAACTTTGTTCTAAAAAACAACATGTCACGCCAATGCAATAGTCGAGGCAGATGAGATATTCTAGTACGGAGAAAGAGATGAATCATAACATATCGATTTTTCGAGATTAGAAAATATATTTGTGACAGTTTGCCACAATAATTATATGCTACTCCACTTAAATTGCAAGTActacaatttaaatatatatatatatatatatatataggtccatgatcaattgagattttttaagctaattgagaaatgagatgcaatctcagccactcatttttattaaatgagtggtccagattttgccacacaaaaaatatttttaaattaatttattatgaaagggtataatggtAATTTAAGTTAGAAACAAATGAAACACGCGTGGTTTCCAGCACTCCAATTCCATTCCCAATTTTCCTCCAATTCCATTCCCAAATTTCTTCCATTAAAGCAACGCCTGCACCAAATCTTCAACCAATTAGCCAATGGAAGGCGTTTCCGCCACCGTCTACCGAGGAAGCTCATGAGAAGATTATCCAAAGTAGGCGACTCGTCGCAGTAGTGGCTGCTCAGATCGGAGTCGTTGCGGAAGCGCTTCTCCTCCGGCGCCGTTCCGGAGGGGCACCTGCCGGTGTATGTCGGCGATGAGATGGAGCGATTGGTGGTGAGCGCGGAGCCTGACGTCAATATTTATCTTCCAATTTTCAGGTTAGCATTCCCCAATTTTACCgattcattcatgaactccgtCGATCTCCAGCCGAAATTGATTTCAGATGTGGATGGTGGCGGTGACGGAGACACCGCGGCAGCGGATGGAAGGGATGGGGATTTGAGAGATGTGTTTGATGTGCCACGGTGGTTCTGGAAGTGTGAAGAGCATTACGAATTATGCGCTGGTATGTAAGTGTTGCATATTTCTGCCAACTGTTTGATGAAAGTTCTAAatgagttgttgacatttgatattctcgctattgatatgtgaattacaagtgttgttttttagttgttgccattttaatacgagctgttgacatttgatattctcgctattgatatgtgaattataagtgttttttttagttgttgacattttaatacgagttgttgacatttgatattctcggtattgatatgtgaattataagtgttattttttagttgttgacattttaatacgagctgttgacatttgatattctcggtattgatataagaattataagtgttattttttagttgttgacattttaatacgagctgttgacatttgatattctcggtattgatatgtgaattataagtgttattttttagttgttgacattttaacacgagttgttgacatttgatattctcgatattgaaatgtgaattataagtgttattttttagttgttgacattttaatacgaggtgttgacattgatattctGGATATTGATATGCAatgattttgtttctttgattGGATGTGGTGACATGATACACTATCCTCTGTTTTTTTCCATTGAAGGCCTTCAAGAGAGATGCAGAATCACTGGAGAAGCTAATGGATGCCACGAGGGAAAAGTTGTCGGACACCATGGCTGCCGTTCGATTATTTGTGGTGGAGATCAGCGACTTGACAATGGAGCTCAGTGACAATGGTTCTGATTCGAAACTATTCTGCTTCAGATCTCGCGAGCTCGTGGAGGTGACGAAATCGTCCAAGGATCTGAGGCACAATGTGCCGGCGGtgttggaggtggaggtggatccGAGCGGTGGACCTAGGATACAGAATGCGTCGATGGAGCTGTACAGGAGAAAGGAGGAATCCGCGAAAATCAATATCACAAGTTGTTGACAAGTTGTagacattttgctataagttgttgacatttgataggtaggctattgacatgtgttgtatgatcatgatgcAGAACTtgtatcaaataaaaaaaattaagataaaataattgttattttttaattacaagaattgtttttgagttgttgacactatatacaagttgttgacaagctgttgacattttactataagttgtttacatttgatatgcaggctattgacatgtgttgCATGATCATAATGccagaacttgtgtcaaataaaaaaattaagataaaatagttgttattttttaattacaagaactgtttttgagttgttgacactatatacaagttgttgacaagctattgacattttgctataagttgttgacatttgatatgcaggctattgacatgtgttgtatgatcatgatgccaGAAATTGggtcaaattaaaaaattaagataaaatagttgttattttttaattacaagaattgtttttgagttgttgacactatatacaagttgttgacaagctattgacattttgctataagttgttgacatttgatatgcaggctattgacatgtgttgtatgatcatgatgccagaaattgggtcaaataaaaaaattaagataaaatagttgttattttttaattacaagaattgtttttgagttgttgacgctatatacaagttgttgacaagctgttgacatttgatatacaagatgttgatattttcatatAAGTTGTTTACATTTGATACGAAAGCTATTGACATGTATTGCATGATCATGATACCAAAActtgtttcaaataaaaaaattaagagaaaatagttgttcttttttaattataagaattgtttttgcgttgttgacatttcaatacaagttgttgaactgattgacatttcatatatattacATACTGCTAAGTTCAAAAGTCAGAAACCACAATAGTTGTCCATGGTTTGTGTGGGTAGTGCAGGTTTTAGGAAGAAGCCTTCACCAACCCAAAGTTCGATGAGTTTAGAGGCACATATCTCACAATCTTCCGGGAATGCACCCAGGTAAAGGAAACAACCTTGAAGTCTAGCGGGCAAGTAAAGGTAGCTCTATAGCCAAGATATCCAAGTAGAAACCCTCCCCCATTGCAGCAACATCAGCAGTATCTTTTCTGTCTTCTGAATGAGAAGACCACCAACCACAACCAGTGACAGAGGAAGACCTTTACATTTCTCGGCGATCGATCTTTCAATTTCCTTCAAGAGAGGAGGGCAGGGCAATGTAACATCAtcattatcatttttcagcATATCACCGAAGGTAAGATAACAGAGCAACTGCCAGCTGTGCTCCAGCCCGAGCGGCTGCATCTCATGAAGTAAACTAaatttttcagaaattttatCAGTGACCTCCCGAAGCCTGGTGGTGAGAAGAATCCGAATGTCGTTCTCCTTATCCGGCAAAGCGTGCGCGATCCACTATTAGAAACTTGAGATTGTAAAGCTCTTGATGGAGGCGCTGGAGCAACGTCTGCTCATCGCCCTGAGTGGCATAGTGGCTTGCTTGGTAGTTCTTGCTTTCCATGATTACTAGCAGTTCATGACCTCAcctataatttatttactactattaaatattaaatgaactttataaatttgttaaatttagTCGTGCATCAAAAATATTATTCTGATAATTCATACTAAGAAACATATTTTTACAAGCAGGACGAAATTAATtgatatcaaaatcataaaaataaaaaaataaaaacactttgATTAACTTTCAGTAGTCAACTTCATTTAGAACTTTCATCAAACAGTTGGCAGAAAGATGCAACACTTACATACCGGCGCATAATTCGTGACGCTCTTCACACCTCCAGAACCACCGCGGCCAGCGCGATGGAACTCATCCTCAACGTACAAGCTGATCGACACAGTCTCTTCCTGCAAATCACAACAATTAAACCTTATCCACAAACTCCTTAATATCCCCTTGATTCAAtcgaattaaaattgaaaacgtaAACACAACCTTGAAATAGTTTCCAACTGGAGAAGCATACACCAAAAATGTGTACTCGGAAGACGGCGCCAGCCCCAAAACCAGCACCTCCCTATCAGCAGAGGCTGAATGTCAATTTGATTATGTCAACAACGATTCTAATAAGTATACACTATGTCAATAACAAGTATATCCTGTTGTTTAAAGCAAGCACAATTatc is part of the Salvia splendens isolate huo1 chromosome 6, SspV2, whole genome shotgun sequence genome and encodes:
- the LOC121809094 gene encoding uncharacterized protein LOC121809094; protein product: MCLMCHGGSGSVKSITNYALAFKRDAESLEKLMDATREKLSDTMAAVRLFVVEISDLTMELSDNGSDSKLFCFRSRELVEVTKSSKDLRHNVPAVLEVEVDPSGGPRIQNASMELYRRKEESAKINITSC